A stretch of Corallococcus macrosporus DNA encodes these proteins:
- a CDS encoding histone deacetylase family protein translates to MIQAWLWRLGLGRGRVHVFYDEAYRLPLSGIESSVGIEPRGTDFTTWYLLESGVVRAADVRHPVPVSYAQLARVHDARYLESLSDPETLARIYATDPSEVPVDALLDSVRLVCGGTLGAARLALARQGPVVNMAGGFHHARPDKGGGFCTVNDIAVAVADLRASGFDGSVAVLDLDAHPPDGTAACLAGHPKVWIGSVSGSDWGLLPPGVDETRVPDGCDDVTYVQKVKDLLARMPPSDITFIIAGGDVLSGDRFGRVGITLQGARKRDVAIAGALRGKASVWLPGGGYHPESWKLFAGTVLVLAGLGHQRITARYDPLSARFQRIAHLLDPEKKADTAGKTPEWAPFSLEDLEGPLRLGPEVQPRVLGHYTAQGIEYALFRYGMLSYVERLGYSRLRVQVASTGGTGDRIMVLGHAGGREHLLSDSVLEKKVLHGETFLFANWLSLRHPRARFSDKRPQLPGQEVPGLGLSRETTELLLTMAQRLGLAGVAFRPMWYHLAVVARGRFHFSTSERQGRFEALMRDLSTLSLVEATRAVAEGRVRLDGRPYAWEPDDMLCRLSPVSLDAEAVAAERERCHFTVAPSGQPG, encoded by the coding sequence ATGATCCAGGCGTGGCTGTGGCGGCTGGGGCTGGGACGCGGCCGGGTGCACGTCTTCTACGACGAGGCCTACCGCCTGCCGCTCTCCGGCATCGAGTCCTCCGTGGGCATCGAGCCGCGCGGCACCGACTTCACCACCTGGTACCTGCTGGAGTCCGGCGTGGTGCGCGCCGCGGACGTGCGCCACCCCGTGCCCGTCTCCTACGCGCAGCTCGCGCGCGTGCACGACGCCCGCTACCTGGAGTCCCTCTCCGACCCGGAGACGCTCGCGCGCATCTACGCCACCGACCCGTCCGAGGTCCCCGTGGACGCGCTCCTGGACAGCGTGCGGCTCGTGTGTGGCGGGACGCTGGGCGCGGCCCGGCTGGCGCTCGCGCGGCAGGGGCCCGTGGTCAACATGGCGGGCGGCTTCCACCACGCGCGCCCGGACAAGGGCGGCGGCTTCTGCACCGTCAACGACATCGCCGTGGCCGTGGCGGACCTGCGCGCCTCCGGCTTCGACGGCTCCGTGGCCGTGCTGGACCTGGACGCGCACCCGCCGGACGGCACCGCCGCGTGCCTCGCGGGCCATCCGAAGGTGTGGATCGGCTCCGTGTCCGGCAGTGACTGGGGCCTGCTGCCCCCCGGCGTGGACGAGACGCGCGTGCCCGACGGCTGCGACGACGTCACCTACGTGCAGAAGGTGAAGGACCTGCTGGCGCGCATGCCGCCGTCGGACATCACCTTCATCATCGCGGGCGGGGACGTGCTGTCCGGGGACCGCTTCGGGCGCGTGGGCATCACGCTTCAAGGCGCGCGCAAGCGCGACGTGGCCATCGCGGGCGCGCTGCGCGGCAAGGCCAGCGTGTGGCTGCCCGGCGGCGGCTACCACCCGGAGTCGTGGAAGCTGTTCGCGGGCACCGTGCTGGTGCTCGCGGGCCTGGGCCACCAGCGCATCACCGCGCGCTACGACCCGCTGAGCGCGCGCTTCCAGCGCATCGCGCACCTGCTGGATCCGGAGAAGAAGGCGGACACCGCGGGCAAGACGCCGGAGTGGGCGCCCTTCTCGCTGGAGGACCTGGAGGGCCCGCTGCGGCTGGGGCCGGAGGTGCAGCCGCGCGTGCTGGGCCACTACACGGCGCAGGGCATCGAGTACGCCCTCTTCCGCTACGGCATGCTGTCGTACGTGGAGCGCCTGGGCTACAGCCGCCTGCGCGTGCAGGTGGCCTCCACCGGCGGCACCGGCGACCGCATCATGGTGCTGGGCCACGCGGGCGGCCGCGAGCACCTGCTGTCGGACTCCGTGCTGGAGAAGAAGGTCCTCCACGGGGAGACGTTCCTCTTCGCCAACTGGCTGTCCCTGCGCCACCCGCGCGCTCGCTTCAGCGACAAGCGGCCGCAGCTGCCCGGCCAGGAGGTGCCCGGCCTGGGCCTGTCCCGCGAGACGACGGAGCTGCTGCTCACCATGGCCCAGCGCCTGGGCCTGGCCGGCGTGGCCTTCCGGCCCATGTGGTACCACCTGGCCGTCGTCGCGCGCGGCCGCTTCCACTTCTCCACCTCCGAGCGGCAGGGCCGCTTCGAGGCGCTGATGCGCGACCTGTCCACGCTGTCGCTGGTGGAGGCCACGCGCGCCGTGGCCGAAGGGCGCGTGCGCCTGGACGGCCGGCCCTACGCATGGGAGCCGGACGACATGCTCTGCCGCCTGTCCCCCGTCTCCCTGGACGCGGAGGCCGTGGCCGCCGAGCGCGAGCGCTGCCACTTCACGGTGGCGCCGTCAGGGCAGCCCGGCTGA
- a CDS encoding phosphatase PAP2 family protein, with translation MSRGPWRWLSGWDAMVTRPLGLLLLVVACVLGFVVLSDEVHEGDTQDIDERIVRSLRREEDPALPRGPWWLAETARDVTSLGGFPVLSLLTAAVCGFLVVARRYRTSLFVLASIVGGWILNALLKNLFHRPRPSVVPHLTETMSTSFPSGHAMLSAITYLTLGALLAQFAEHRRVKVYLLTVALILSVLVGCTRVYLGVHYPSDVLGGWVAGLAWALFVTVAARTVRRRSPALREEAQRPVE, from the coding sequence ATGTCACGAGGGCCTTGGCGGTGGTTGTCGGGTTGGGATGCGATGGTGACGCGGCCCCTGGGGTTGCTGTTGCTGGTGGTCGCGTGCGTCCTGGGCTTCGTCGTCCTGTCGGACGAGGTGCATGAGGGCGACACGCAGGACATCGACGAGCGCATCGTGCGCTCCCTGCGCCGTGAGGAGGACCCCGCGCTGCCTCGCGGGCCGTGGTGGCTGGCGGAGACCGCTCGCGACGTGACGTCGCTGGGCGGCTTCCCCGTGCTGTCGCTGCTCACCGCGGCCGTGTGCGGCTTCCTGGTCGTGGCCCGCCGCTACCGCACCAGCCTGTTCGTCCTGGCCTCCATCGTCGGCGGGTGGATCCTCAACGCGCTGCTCAAGAACCTGTTCCACCGCCCGCGCCCCTCGGTGGTGCCCCACCTCACCGAGACCATGTCCACCAGCTTCCCCAGCGGCCACGCGATGCTGTCCGCCATCACCTACCTCACGCTGGGCGCGCTGCTGGCCCAGTTCGCCGAGCACCGCCGCGTGAAGGTGTACCTCCTCACCGTGGCCCTGATTCTGTCCGTGCTCGTGGGCTGCACCCGCGTGTACCTGGGCGTGCACTACCCCTCGGACGTGCTCGGCGGCTGGGTGGCCGGGCTCGCGTGGGCCCTCTTCGTCACCGTCGCCGCCCGCACCGTGCGCCGCCGCAGCCCCGCCCTGCGCGAGGAGGCCCAGCGCCCCGTGGAATGA
- a CDS encoding ExbD/TolR family protein, translated as MRSRRSIVKPQSGLQSDINVTPLVDVVLVLLIIFMVVTPLMRGEFALQLPSQEPATAEAPATKELAPGLVRLTADGTLLLEGQPVSEAEYVARLKAFLEARPQGQRGLFFQPDARAPYAQLIRALDGAKAAGAEALGLSVEHP; from the coding sequence ATGCGCTCCAGACGCTCCATCGTGAAGCCCCAGTCCGGACTCCAGTCGGACATCAACGTCACGCCGCTCGTGGACGTGGTGCTCGTGCTGCTGATCATCTTCATGGTCGTCACCCCACTCATGCGCGGCGAGTTCGCCCTCCAGCTCCCCTCCCAGGAGCCCGCGACCGCCGAAGCCCCGGCCACGAAGGAGCTGGCCCCCGGCCTCGTGCGCCTCACCGCGGACGGCACGCTCCTGCTGGAGGGCCAGCCCGTGAGCGAGGCGGAGTATGTCGCGCGCCTGAAGGCCTTCCTGGAGGCCCGTCCCCAGGGACAGCGCGGCCTGTTCTTCCAGCCGGACGCCCGCGCCCCATATGCACAGCTCATCCGCGCCCTCGACGGCGCGAAGGCCGCGGGCGCGGAAGCCCTGGGCCTGTCCGTCGAACATCCCTGA
- a CDS encoding ExbD/TolR family protein, protein MGMAVGSRGGVKADINVTPLVDVVLVLLIIFMVVTPMTQQGKDVTLPTAAEGEHRDKPEPLVFSLTADKALFVDTDAFPDAASFQERVQQELRAQPERKLLLKADEALTCGDVLGVLQQSRDAGARKVSLGVSMKKN, encoded by the coding sequence ATGGGAATGGCCGTGGGAAGCAGGGGCGGAGTGAAGGCAGACATCAACGTCACGCCGCTCGTGGACGTGGTGCTGGTGCTGCTCATCATCTTCATGGTCGTCACCCCGATGACCCAGCAGGGCAAGGACGTCACCCTGCCCACCGCCGCTGAAGGAGAACATCGCGACAAGCCCGAGCCGCTCGTGTTCTCCCTCACCGCCGACAAGGCGCTGTTCGTCGACACCGACGCCTTCCCGGACGCGGCCTCCTTCCAGGAACGCGTCCAGCAGGAGCTGCGCGCCCAGCCCGAACGCAAGCTGCTGCTCAAGGCGGATGAGGCGCTGACCTGCGGCGACGTGCTCGGCGTCCTCCAGCAGTCGCGCGATGCCGGCGCTCGCAAGGTGTCCCTCGGCGTCTCCATGAAGAAGAACTGA
- a CDS encoding NAD-dependent succinate-semialdehyde dehydrogenase: MAIATISPTTGKTLRTFDVLSSQELERKLQRAADTFRSYRETSFADRARWMRRAAEILEVEADRFGRMMTEEMGKPLEAAKAESIKSATACRYYVTRAEKLLRDTPIDVDGDTAFVRYQPLGPVLAIMPWNFPFWQVVRFAAPALMAGNVGLLKHASNVPQCALALEEIFRTAGFPEGAFQSLFIETSEVNRVIEDPRVKAVTLTGSEGAGRAVGAAAGRAIKKVVLELGGSDPFIVMPSADLDKAVHTAVSARLINNGQSCIAAKRFIVADPIAQEFERRFVERMKTMVVGDPMDPKTDVGPLATPGILEGLHAQVQESVKAGTRLLLGGKPQGGPGNFYPPTVLADPPPKAPAFHDELFGPVATLLRARDLEHAIELANATPFGLGASVWTQDANEQRRFIDGIDAGMVFVNALVASDARLPFGGVKHSGHGRELADLGIREFVNAKTVRITSASGAPPPSKHAGE; this comes from the coding sequence ATGGCCATCGCCACCATCAGCCCCACCACCGGCAAGACGCTGCGCACCTTCGACGTGCTGTCGTCCCAGGAGCTGGAGCGCAAGCTGCAACGGGCCGCGGACACGTTCCGCTCCTACCGCGAGACGTCCTTCGCCGACCGCGCCCGCTGGATGCGCCGCGCCGCTGAAATCCTCGAGGTCGAGGCCGACCGCTTCGGCCGCATGATGACGGAGGAGATGGGCAAGCCCCTGGAGGCAGCCAAGGCGGAGTCCATCAAGAGCGCCACCGCGTGCCGCTACTACGTCACCCGCGCGGAGAAGCTCCTGCGCGACACGCCCATCGACGTGGATGGCGACACCGCCTTCGTGCGCTACCAGCCGCTGGGGCCCGTGCTGGCCATCATGCCGTGGAACTTCCCCTTCTGGCAGGTCGTGCGCTTCGCCGCCCCCGCCCTCATGGCCGGCAACGTGGGCCTGCTCAAGCACGCCAGCAACGTGCCCCAGTGCGCCCTCGCACTCGAAGAGATCTTCCGCACCGCCGGCTTCCCCGAGGGCGCCTTCCAGTCCCTGTTCATCGAGACGTCGGAGGTGAACCGCGTCATCGAGGATCCGCGCGTGAAGGCCGTCACCCTCACCGGCAGCGAGGGCGCGGGCCGCGCGGTCGGCGCCGCCGCGGGCCGGGCCATCAAGAAGGTCGTCCTGGAGCTGGGCGGCAGCGACCCGTTCATCGTCATGCCCAGCGCGGACCTGGACAAGGCCGTGCACACCGCCGTCTCCGCGCGCCTCATCAACAACGGCCAGTCCTGCATCGCCGCCAAGCGCTTCATCGTCGCGGATCCCATCGCGCAGGAGTTCGAGCGCCGCTTCGTGGAGCGCATGAAGACCATGGTGGTCGGCGACCCCATGGACCCGAAGACGGACGTCGGTCCGCTCGCCACGCCCGGCATCCTGGAAGGGCTGCACGCGCAGGTGCAGGAGAGCGTGAAGGCCGGCACCCGGCTGCTGCTGGGCGGCAAGCCCCAGGGCGGCCCCGGCAACTTCTACCCGCCCACCGTCCTGGCGGATCCGCCGCCCAAGGCACCCGCGTTCCACGACGAGCTCTTCGGCCCCGTGGCCACGCTGCTGCGCGCCCGCGACCTGGAGCACGCCATCGAGCTGGCCAACGCGACGCCCTTCGGCCTGGGCGCCAGCGTGTGGACGCAGGACGCGAACGAGCAGCGCCGGTTCATCGACGGCATCGACGCCGGCATGGTGTTCGTCAACGCGCTCGTCGCGTCCGACGCGCGCCTGCCCTTCGGCGGCGTGAAGCACTCCGGCCACGGCCGCGAGCTGGCCGACCTGGGCATCCGCGAGTTCGTCAACGCGAAGACCGTGCGCATCACCAGCGCGTCCGGCGCACCGCCGCCGTCCAAGCACGCGGGCGAGTAA
- a CDS encoding COX15/CtaA family protein codes for MTLPTAATRRFQWFSQGVLLYTLGVILWGAFVRATGSGAGCGDHWPVCNGEVVPRAPSLQTLIEYTHRLTSGLATVLAVALYVWGRREFPKGHPGRRAAFWALVFMLTEGLVGAGIVLLKYVAQDARLGRAVWMGVHLTNTFLLVGAQTLVVWASRGRARMVLRGQGSAGAVLGASILGMLVLGVSGAVAALGDTLFPATSLAHGFEQDLSEAAHVLLRLRVFHPIIAVGMGALLVFGGRWVARVRPSPDVRRASTLLTAVYVAQLGAGVVNLVLLAPVAMQLVHLLLADCVWMCVVRLCAAGLAEDAPRLEPSADPASRVEPV; via the coding sequence ATGACCCTTCCCACCGCCGCCACCCGCCGCTTCCAGTGGTTCAGCCAGGGCGTGCTCCTCTACACCCTGGGCGTCATCCTCTGGGGCGCGTTCGTGCGGGCCACCGGCTCCGGCGCGGGCTGCGGCGACCACTGGCCCGTCTGCAACGGCGAGGTGGTGCCCCGCGCGCCCTCCCTCCAGACCCTCATCGAGTACACGCACCGGCTCACCAGCGGCCTGGCCACGGTGCTGGCCGTCGCGCTCTACGTGTGGGGCCGGCGCGAGTTCCCCAAGGGCCACCCGGGCCGCCGCGCGGCGTTCTGGGCGCTGGTGTTCATGCTCACGGAAGGCCTGGTGGGCGCGGGCATCGTGCTGCTCAAGTACGTGGCGCAGGACGCGCGCCTGGGCCGCGCGGTGTGGATGGGCGTGCACCTGACCAACACCTTCCTCCTGGTGGGCGCGCAGACCCTGGTGGTGTGGGCGTCCAGGGGCCGCGCGCGCATGGTGCTGCGGGGCCAGGGCTCGGCGGGCGCGGTGCTGGGCGCGAGCATCCTCGGCATGCTGGTGCTGGGCGTCAGCGGCGCGGTGGCCGCGCTGGGCGACACGCTGTTCCCCGCCACCAGCCTCGCGCACGGCTTCGAGCAGGACCTGTCGGAGGCGGCGCACGTGCTGCTGCGGCTGCGCGTGTTCCACCCCATCATCGCGGTGGGCATGGGCGCGCTGCTGGTGTTCGGCGGCCGCTGGGTGGCGCGGGTGCGGCCCTCGCCGGACGTGCGGCGCGCTTCCACGCTGCTCACCGCCGTGTACGTCGCGCAGCTGGGCGCGGGCGTCGTGAACCTGGTGCTGCTGGCGCCGGTGGCGATGCAGTTGGTGCACCTGCTGCTCGCGGACTGCGTGTGGATGTGCGTGGTGCGGCTGTGCGCGGCGGGGCTCGCGGAGGACGCGCCGCGCCTGGAGCCCTCGGCCGATCCTGCGTCCCGCGTGGAGCCGGTGTAG
- a CDS encoding glycine betaine ABC transporter substrate-binding protein — MRALALVCLLLSGVACTRTDGGGPQVRVGSKKFTESVILGEMVAQVAKDAGARASHRRELGGTTVLWEALRRGELDVYPEYTGTLRQELLVGRALPDDVALMKALAGEGLRMSAPLGFNNTYALGMKEAEAQRLGIRRISDLTAHPELRVGFSNEFMQRGDGWPALRDAYGLPQRDVRGLDHDLAYRGMESGAIQLTDLYSTDAEVAAYGLRVLEDDRHHFPAYDAVLLYRADLETRTPEVVRALGRLEGSLSEAKMVQLNARARLEHVPEAQVAADFLQASLGLTAEVRTDGRASRVWQRTREHLFLVGLSLLAAIALAIPLGVVAARRPRLGQGVLGLSSVIQTVPSLALLVFMIPLLGIGSKPAIAALFLYSLLPIVRNTAAGLQGIPWEVRESAEALGLPSGARLWRVELPMAAASILAGIQTAAVINVGTATLGALVGAGGYGQPILTGIRLDDVGLILEGAVPAAVLALAVSGLFEAVARVLVPRGLRG; from the coding sequence GGCGCAGGTGGCGAAGGACGCCGGCGCGCGGGCCTCGCACCGGCGCGAGCTGGGCGGCACCACGGTGCTCTGGGAAGCGTTGCGCCGGGGCGAGCTGGACGTCTACCCCGAGTACACCGGGACGCTGCGCCAGGAGCTGCTCGTGGGGCGCGCGCTGCCGGACGACGTGGCGTTGATGAAGGCGCTCGCGGGCGAGGGCCTGCGGATGAGCGCGCCATTGGGTTTCAACAACACGTACGCGCTGGGCATGAAGGAAGCGGAGGCCCAGCGGCTGGGCATCCGGCGCATCTCCGACCTGACGGCCCACCCGGAGCTGCGCGTGGGCTTCAGCAACGAGTTCATGCAGCGGGGCGACGGCTGGCCCGCGCTGCGCGACGCATACGGCCTGCCCCAGCGCGACGTGCGCGGCCTGGACCACGACCTGGCGTACCGGGGCATGGAGAGCGGCGCCATCCAGCTCACGGACCTGTACTCCACGGACGCGGAAGTGGCCGCCTATGGCTTGCGCGTGCTGGAGGACGACCGGCACCACTTCCCCGCGTACGACGCCGTGCTCCTCTACCGCGCGGACCTGGAGACGCGCACGCCCGAAGTGGTCCGGGCGCTGGGCCGGCTGGAGGGCTCGCTGTCGGAGGCGAAGATGGTCCAGCTCAACGCCCGCGCGCGGCTGGAGCACGTGCCGGAGGCGCAGGTGGCCGCGGACTTCCTCCAGGCGTCGCTGGGGCTGACGGCGGAGGTGCGCACGGACGGGCGGGCGTCCCGCGTCTGGCAGCGCACGCGCGAGCACCTGTTCCTCGTGGGGCTGTCGCTGCTGGCGGCCATCGCGCTGGCCATCCCGCTGGGCGTGGTGGCCGCGCGCCGTCCGCGCCTGGGGCAGGGCGTGCTGGGGCTCTCCAGCGTCATCCAGACGGTGCCGTCGCTGGCGCTGCTGGTGTTCATGATTCCGCTCTTGGGCATCGGCTCGAAGCCGGCCATCGCGGCGCTGTTCCTCTACAGCCTGCTGCCCATCGTGCGGAACACGGCGGCGGGGCTCCAGGGCATCCCGTGGGAGGTGCGCGAGTCCGCGGAGGCGCTGGGCCTGCCGTCCGGCGCGAGGCTGTGGCGCGTCGAGCTGCCCATGGCGGCGGCGTCCATCCTCGCGGGCATCCAGACGGCGGCGGTCATCAACGTGGGGACGGCCACGCTGGGCGCGCTGGTGGGCGCGGGCGGCTACGGCCAGCCCATCCTCACCGGCATCCGCCTGGACGACGTGGGGCTCATCCTGGAGGGCGCGGTGCCCGCGGCGGTGCTCGCGCTCGCCGTCAGCGGCCTCTTCGAAGCAGTGGCCCGCGTGCTGGTGCCCCGGGGCCTGCGCGGCTGA